In Gossypium hirsutum isolate 1008001.06 chromosome D01, Gossypium_hirsutum_v2.1, whole genome shotgun sequence, the genomic window CAGCCGAACATTTTGGCTGGAAGATTAGGAACATGAAATAGAGGGAAGGCCTTTAAAAGAGTATTTAGAGGTGTTTGGAAATTGAAGATCTTTGATGGCATTCGGTTTATGAGATAACAGGCAGTGAGGGCAATTTCTCCCTACAAGTATTTTGGAACATTCATGGTGAACATTATGGCTCGAGCCACATCAAGAAGATGACAAATTTTTTTCTCAGAGATCCCGTTTTATTGAGTGTCAGGAAAAGAGCTTTGGTGTATAATGCATTGGTCAGAAAGGTATGGACTTAAGACAGAGTTGAAGTATTCTCTCCCATTGTCTGTTCGGAGGGTATGTATGGTAGAGTTGAATTGGGTTCGAACCattgagtgaaaattttggaATACTTTGGGTGTTTCAGATTTTTCTTTGAGTAGATAGACCCAACAGACCCTAGTATGATCATCAATGAATGTTATAAACCATCTAACCCCTGTAATATTTTTCACTTGGCTGGCTCCCCATAGGTCACTGTGGATTAACGAAAAAGGTTGGGACTGAATATGTGGTTTTAATGGGTATGGCACACGGGTATGTTTAGATAATTGGCAAATTTCACACTTCAAGgaattaatacttttatttcgAAATAACAGCTGAAGATGTTTTttcaaatacacaaagtttggatGTCCTAACCTACGGTGCCATAACATAATAATGTCCTCTTTTGAAGTGGATAGAGCCAATCCCCCTTGTGCACTGTTTTTATTCCAAATATATGgtccatcatcaactttagcagtGCCAATCATCCTTCCCGATTTCTGTTCCTGTATCACACAACCAATTGCAGAAAATTCAGCAAGAACTTTTTCatccttagtaagtttactaattGAAAGTAAATTACAAGACAAGTTTGGGACATGTAGGACTTTATCGAGAGAAAAGCTCTCTGTCATTTGTACTTCACCTATTCCAACCACAGGTGAGTAAGAACCGTCAGCTATGCAGATTCGGGATTTGTTATGACAAGGAGTGTAGGTGTGAAACAACATGGAGTTACCTGTCATGTGATCGGAGGCACCCGAATCGAGTATCCAAGGAGATTGATTATTAGATTCAAAAGCAATGTTGAGGGCAGTACCTTAAGTGGCTAGAGATCCATGAGTAGTGGGAGTACCAAGTATCTTGTGGAGAGTCTCAAGCTGTGTTTTGGTTAAGCGAACATCAAGAACATCATCAGCGGTAGTGGAGGATAACATGGTAGTCTTATCATCCTTCTGTTTTTTTTCAGGATAGCCATGGAGTTTGAAGCATTTTTCTTTTGTATGACCAACATGATTGCAGTGACTACACCATAGTCTTGTTGATCCAGAATCATTTCTAGCACGTTGTTTTTGTGGCTGTGGACCTTTGGAGATGAGAGCAGAGGATTCAGTAGGACGGTTAGAAATCGGGGTCATAGGTTTAGGTTCCTTTGAATCTACCATCATGACAAGACGAcgtttttcttctcttctaacttCTGCAAATGCTTCACCGATCGTTGGAAGAGGTGATCTGCCTAGAATTCGGCCACGGACCTCATCTAACTCACGGTTCAGTCCTGCTAAAAACTCATAAAGACGTTCATTGTTGAGATGGGTCATAAACCTGTTGTGTTCTAAGCCTTCAGCCCAATTCGCCTCATAATACATATACAGTTCttgccacaaaattttcagattgTTGTAGTAGTGAGTTACCTCGAGTGTTCCTTGTCGGATATCCTTTAACTTAAGCTTGATCTCAAATACTTGGGAGGTGTTTCCAAGATCTGAGTAGTTTTCTTTGACTGCATCCCACATGTCTTTTGcagttttgaaaaaaagataGGTGCGGCTTATATGACCTCCATCGAATTGATTAGCCAAGCCATTACAATTGAATTGTTGAGTTCCCAAGTGGCATAAGTAGGATCAGCTATGGTTGGTCGTGGAATTTTTCCATTGATGTACCCTAATTTGCGACGACCACGAATCACCATAAGAATCGATTGAGACCATTGCAGGAAGTTCTTCCCATTTAGCCGATGATTGGTGATTATAAGGGAGGAATTAATTTCACCTTAAGTGATTCCCTGATTGATATTCTGAGTTATTTGTGATGTCTCAGTTTCAGAGAAATTTTCATTGATATCACCCATTGGAGGACTAAACCGAAGGAATTTTTAGGAAGggaaattagagaaaaaaataggATTGAATGAATCTTAAAGCCCTGATGCCATGAAAAAACTCAGAGGAAAATATTCTATTATTCTTCTACTGCTTTAGTTTACAGATTATAAAGAGAGGaataatcattttaaaggaaaCAATTCCTAATTTCTTAAGAATCAGTAactgagattagtttctatttacaaggGAACTACTAGTAATAATTTaagatttctatccttaattatagAGATTCCAACAGTCTTTGACACAAAATAAACACCCCTTCTTTGTTGATGTGGAGGGCATTTTATTTGTCCTTTTTTCATTTCTCCTTAAAAATGCATTTTACTGGAACTTGCAATTGTCATTTCAGGTGAACTGCTATGAGGCCAGTCCTTGCAGGGGTCAAAGCCAGAGTAGAAGTCACATTAAGAGTCCAAGGGGGAATCAAAGGtatctataaattttatttatctcTTGCTTCATCTCCTGTGTTTCTCCTCGCATACACAAACATTGAGAGGTACACCCAAACAATCTCCATGCTTGCGTGTGTATAGCCACAACCGTATGCCTGTGGCTATCGTCTTTACCATGGTTAGACTGATTTTTCATCTTTATCCAGGTCTGTATCAAAATCGAGGTCACCTTCACCTGCCAGATTATCCAGGTATGTATATAATTTGAAGTTtgatatatgttattttatttaagtaGCCACTTTCCTCTCCGTTTGCGCTCATTTTTGCATCTCTTGCTTACACGTGCACAGATCAAGGTCAAGGTCCAACTGATTGCAGGTAAGTTGTTTCCATCAGTAATTGCAGTGGACAAGTAATATTGTATATGTAGGTAGACAAAAAGATCAAATGCTGAAAGCATGAATTAAGTTtcttgaaatcaaaataaaagcaacCCAAGGGTGTTTAATCTATGGGTTGGTTTATGTTGCATCTGTAGATACAAAATTGGATGCCTATTATTTGTTCATAGGAAAATACCGACATACCGTGATAAAAACTTTCAGGCAGTTTCTATATTCAGGTTTTATTGCTGTTGCAGGAATGTTTGCAGAATGGCTAGCATCTGTTGAGTTTCCTGTTGACTTGTAGCATTAGAAACTTGAAGGGATATATGAATATTTTGGtaccatatagttgacttgtgaGGATAGCTCAGTATCTTTATGGTGTAATCTTGTATTGTACCCGCTTATTTGGATACATGTACTGCGTGCTTGTAATGGGACTGATTTGTACCTTTTGACTTGCTAGTTTCTTGACAGAAACTAAAAAGCAATAATAGCTTATTTGAATACGAGTTAAAGATTAAGACTTTAGTTAtggatgttttttttttctgccaGTTATGTTCCATACAGAAATGGCACAATAAGACTTTtatttgtaataaaatttaagccttattattattgttgactTTTATGGAACAATGAATATGGAACAAAATTGAGCATCAACTTGTACTAAATTCACCGTAGTTCACTGGAAGTGTCGAGAGTCGAAACATTTGGTTTGCGTCGGACTTTATATAACGCTTAGCTTATATTTCAAGCGACGGTTCCATCGTTTTATAAACTTGGAAACCATACAATTAATACAGAAATTAATTTGTCAAGTACATTAAAATTCCCAAATGTCAACTTTAAAACCATAATGTTGACAATAGTGTATACAACGTAAATTAATGCATGTATTTGCTAGGAATTAACCAATGTGTAGTGATGACATTATATTTGCAGTATAATTTGATTCAATTGAAAGCTGTACAAACACGCCTGATTTCTCCTTTGGACCCTGTTTTGACACCAATTTGGCCCATCTTCACAATGGAATCAACGAAATCAGATTCAAAAGATGGTCCAAAAATAGGAGTGAGGATTCCAAAATAGGAGTCAACTACCATCCTGGTAGTTTCATCGTCGTATAGCCTGGCATCAGATTCCAACACTGCAAACCCATTCCTGATGTTGTCAAGTATCTGTTTATCAAAAGTCCGCTCACTGCCTCGATCCATTGGTAACCTCACATTCACGTCTCCATTCTGTGGGCAAATGGATTGCAGCTGTGGTAAAAAATCAGGGCTTATTGCAGGGTCTGAACCCCCAGCAGGTGAGAATTTGTAAAGCCGTTTCGTCATGAAAAAACAAGCTGTCGTTCCAATTGTATGCGCCGCTGCATGCATTTTCATTGGAAAAACAAAATAGCATTAGATGCTCAAGAGTCAAAAGTGGAGGACCATCATTCATAGTTGTAGATTCATTATTTAATTGGCACAGTCAACAAAGTGAAAAAAAGCTTCACTGAAACCTTATCTATCCTATAGTAAGTATGACAGGCTATTGTTCATGAATCTAGcctggaaaggaaaaaaaaaccaaacaaacTTGAAAACACCAGCATACCTGCCTAGCATGGCCCTTAATTagtaacatacatacatacatacatacatatgtaaGTATTCCTAAGTCATGATATATCAGTTGAGTTCCTACTGCAACCATGAGATCATCAAACCTgcatgagagagagagagagatagagAGATAGAGAGAAAGGGGTAATTTACCGCTGAGAAGCACAAGGTCTTTCTCAGAGAGCCCTTTCTGAAGAAACTTAGCCTTAAGTTGCTGGATTGAGTCACTAACATCTGGCATGTTAGCCGCCAGAGAAACATCCGAAACCCTTCCATCTCTACGCCCTGTTGGAACTTCATATGATGGTCCATTTGCCTATATGCCATACATACATAGAAGCAATCATTAAATGTTGAGAGAAGAAAACAATTTATATCCACAAATGAAATATATTCATATACCAAAGCTATAGCATCTCGAGCTGCCAAGGCA contains:
- the LOC107922335 gene encoding peroxidase 43-like precursor translates to MKTMGFVFLLLPFFAIGVVQGQLRVGFYSNTCPDAESIVSSVVRNAAQSISNIPPVLLRLHFHDCFVEGCDGSILIENGPKAERHAFGHQGVGGFEVIEQAKAQLEATCPGVVSCADIVALAARDAIALANGPSYEVPTGRRDGRVSDVSLAANMPDVSDSIQQLKAKFLQKGLSEKDLVLLSAAHTIGTTACFFMTKRLYKFSPAGGSDPAISPDFLPQLQSICPQNGDVNVRLPMDRGSERTFDKQILDNIRNGFAVLESDARLYDDETTRMVVDSYFGILTPIFGPSFESDFVDSIVKMGQIGVKTGSKGEIRRVCTAFN